From the Streptomyces sp. Sge12 genome, the window GGAGGCCGGCGATGGCGGCGAGCAGGGTGGACTTGCCCGAGCCGTTGGAGCCGATGAGGCCGATGGCCTCGCCCTTGTAGGCGGTGAAGGTGACGCCCTTGACGGCGTGCACCTCCCGCACGCCGGGGGAGGGGCGGCGGGAGAAGACCCGGCTGAGCGCCGCGGTGGCGCCGCCCTTGCGGGCGCCGGCGCCGTGGACCTTGTAGATGACGTGGACCCCGTCGGCGATGACGGTGGGCACCCGGGTCTCAGCCACGGCCGTACTCCTCTTCTGCCTTCCAGAACCAGATGAAGCCGCCGACGCCGGCGAGCAGGGCCCAGCCGATGGCGAGGAGCCAGGCGTGGGGCGGGAGCGAGTGCGCTCCGAAGCTGTCGATCAGTGCGAAGCGCATCAGGTCGATGTAGACGGCCGCGGGGTTGAGCTTGAGCAGCATCAGCATCCAGTGCGGCAGGTGGTCCGACTTGAGCATCTGGTCGATGGACCACATGACGCCCGAGGAGTACATCCAGGTGCGCAGGACGAAGGGCATCAGCTGGCTGACGTCCGGGCTCTTGCTGCCGATGCGGGCCATGACCATCGCGCAGCCGGTGGCGAAGACGGCCATCAGCAGCAGCGCCGGTGCGGCCAGGAACCAGGACCAGGCGGGCCGCTGGCCGAATGCCAGCAGCAGGACGACCAGGGCGCCCATGGTGACGAGCAGCTGCTGGAAGAGCTGGACGACGGTGGAGATGGGCAGGCTGGCGCGTGGGAAGTGCAGGGCGCGGACCAGGCCGCGGTTGCTGTGGACGGCGCGCGTGCCGGCGTTGATGGAGCTGCCGATGAAGTCCCAGACGAAGATGCCGGTGATCAGGAAGGGGACGTAGTCCGGCACGTTCTGGCTGGCCCTCATCACGATGCCGAAGATGAAGTAGTAGACGGCCGCGTTCAGCAGCGGGGTCATCAGGTGCCAGAGCTGGCCGAGCTTGGCCGAGCTGTAGGTGGCCTGCATACGGGCGGTCGCGTACGCGGTCACGAAGTGGCGGCGGTCCCAGAGCTCCGCGATGTAGCGGGGGAGCGTGGGGCGGGCGCCGCTGACGGTGAGGCCGTGGGCGGCGGCGAGTTGCGCAAGTTCCGCGGAGGGCGCGCAGGGCGCCGGCGCGGTCTTGGGTGCGGTCGCGGTGGTCACAGGGTTCGCTTTCGACGGGGTCAGTACGTCGCTGCCGAGGTCGGGACGGGTCCGTATCGTCGCTACGGCGAGGTTAGGGCGTGGTGCGTCGGAACGCAACCGTATCGTCGTGACGGAACGCGGCTATGCTCTGTGCATGACCACGGACCCCGCCGCCGCCCCCGCCCGTAGAGCCCCCGCCGGGGCCGCCGTCCTGCGCGAGGACGTGACGGAGGCGATCCGCGACGCGGTGGTGGAGGAACTGGCCGCGGTCGGCTTCGCGCGGATGTCCATCGAGGGCATCGCCCGGCGGGCCGGGGTCGGCAAGACCGCGGTCTACCGGCGGTGGAAGTCGAAGCTGCACCTGGTGCTGGACCTGGTGGGGGCCTTCGCCGTGGACGGCCTGCCGGTGCCGGCGACGGGCTCGCTGTACGGGGACGTACGCGCCCTGCTGGAGGTCATGTCACACGTGCTGCGGCACCCGGTGGCGTCCGCGGTCATCCCCGACCTGCTGGTCGAGGCGGCGCGGAACCCGGAGATCGCCGAAGCGGTGCGCGGCGCACTGCTCGACGGGCAGCGCCGCATGGCGGAGGGCATCGTCTCCGGAGCCGTCGAGCGCGGCGAACTGGCCGAGGGCGCCGACCCCGGGCGGGCGCTCGACCTGGCGATCGGGCCGCTCTACTGGCGGCAGGTGGTCGTCCGGGACGAGGTCGGCGCCGGGTACCTCGACGAACTGGCCCGCTCGGTCGTGGCGGGGCTGCGCGCCGTCTGACCCCGCCGACAGGGACGGCCTACGGCCAGACGGGGGCCGGGGCCGGCACGGGCGCCGCCGGGGCCGCTGCCGCCGAGGCCGCCATCGCCGAGGCAGCGGGCGTCGGACGGCGGTCCTCCAGCGGCATGACCGCCGGGATCGGGGCCGTCTGCCCCAGGAAGACCCGGCGCACCACCCGCTCCGCCGCGTGGCCGTCGTCGAACTGGCAGAAGCGCGCCCGGAAGGCCGCCCGCAGCTGCGCGGAGCGCGAGCCCTGCCAGTGACCGGTGGTGAAGATGTCCACCAGCTCGTCCTGGGTCCGGGCGATCGCCCCCGGCGGGCACGACCGCAGGTCGAAGTACGTGCCCCGGGCCGCCTCGTACGCCTCCCAGTCGTCCGCGTGGATCACGATCGGCCGGTCCAGCGCCGCATAGTCGAACATCAGCGACGAGTAGTCCGTCACCAGCGCGTCCGAGGCCAGCGCGAGCTCCTCCACCGAAGGGTGGGAGGAGACGTCGATCAGGCGCGGGTGCGTGTCCGGTGGCAGCGGGAGGTCCGCGTACGTGAGATGGGTGCGGGCGAGGATCGTGAAGCGCGGGCCCAGGTCCCGCAGGACCCGCTCGAAGTCCAGGTGCTCCGGCCGGCTGCGCCGGTAGTCGCGGTGCGTGGGCGCGTACAGGACGGCCGTGGAGCCCGCCGGGATGCCCAGGCGTTCGCGCAGCTCCAGCACCTCGGCCGGGCCCGCCCGGTGGAAGACGTCGTTGCGCGGGTAGCCGTACTCCAGCGTCGTGTAGGAGGACGGGACGGCCTTCTCCCAGACCAGGGTGGAGTGCCGGTTCGAGGAGAGCAGGTAGTCCCACTGGTCGGCGCCGCGCAGCAGGCCCGCGAAATCCGGCGTCGGGGTGGCCGCCGGGCGGTCCAGGAGGTCGAGGCCGACGCGCTTGAGCGGGGTCCCGTGCTGGGTCTGGACGAGGATCTGGCCCGGCCGCTTGACCAGGGCGCGGTCGAAGTTGACGTTCGTGACCAGGTAGCCGGCCCGGGCCAGGGCGGTCCAGTACGCCGCCGAGCCCGGGCGCAGTGCCACCGTCTCGCGGGGCAGGGTCGAGGCGTGCGCCGGGTCGCAGATCCACGCCGTGCGCATCCGCGGCGCCAGCTCCCGCAGCTTGGCCTCGATCGCCGCCGGATTGCAGGCGTAGCCGCCGTGCCAGTACGCGGAGAAGACCGCGAGCTCCGGGCGCAGCGGCAGCAGCCGCTGGATCCGGTAGTGCAGCCGCAGCGCGGACTCCCGCAGGCCCCGCCCGAGGGCCGAGGCCGTGCGGCCCAGCGCCAGCCCCGCCGAGCGCAGCGCCGACAGCAGCCGGTACGTGCGCCGGGTGCCCAGCCGCATCAGGGTGTGCCGGACCCGGTCGGTCCGCGACAGGGACAGCGGCAGCGCGCCGCTGCCGCCCTGCGGGGCGTAGCGGCGCAGCAGGGCGCAGGCGCGGCCGAAGAACTCGGCCCGGGCGGCGCGCGGGAGGCGGCGCGGGTCGGCGTACAGGGCGCAGAAGTGCTCGGCCATCCGGCGGTGCAGGGCGGGCCGCCAGCGCTCCAGCTCGGGGCGGCCGGCGAGGTGTCCGAAGACGCGGTCGTACTGGTCGAAGATGTCGAGGTGGCGGCGGCTGGTGGTGGTCAGGATCGAGCCGGTGCGCCGCTGCCGGTAGTGGACGCAGACCCGGTCCAGGACGGCGATGGACTCCGCGGCCAGCAGCGCCGGGTAGGTCCAGGGGGTGTCCTCGTAGAGGCCGGGCGGGAAGGAGAGGCCCTCGCGCTCGACGAACTCGCGGCGGTACGTCTTGTTCCACACCACCATCAGCATGCCGAGGAGGGCCGGGCGGTCGGCGAGGCGGAAGCTGGCCGGGCCCTCTTCGGACAGCCGGTGCGAGAGGCGGTTGCGCACCAGTTCGCCCGACCAGAAGGTGCGTGCGTAGTCGTGGATCAGGATGTCGGGGGAGCCGGTGGCCTTCAGCCGGTCGGTGATGGCCTGCAGGGCGCCGGGGGCGAGGGTGTCGTCGCCGTCGAGGAAGACCAGGTAGTCGCCGGTCGCCCGGGCCAGCCCCGCGTTGCGGGCCGGTCCCAGCCCCAGGTTGTGCGCCAGGTGCACCGCCGTCACCCGGGGGTCGCGGGCCGCGCACTCGTCGATGATCGAGCCGCAGGCGTCCGGGGAGGCGTCGTCGACCGCGATCAGCTCCAGATCCGGGTACGACTGCGTCAGGACCGAGTCCAGACTCTCCTGGAGGTAGGCCTGGACCTTGTACGCGGGCACGATGACGCTGAACCGGGGCACGGCACATCCAGGGGTCGGCGCGGGCATATTGCCCAGGAACCCCCGGCGTGGCGATCGGGTTACGCGGTGTGTGGCATTCGGGTTACGCAGCGTCAACAGGCCACGTCACCGGTGGTGCGGAGGACCGGTTACTTGATCGCCCCGGCCATCACCCCCGAGACGAACTGCCGCTGGAACGCGAAGAAGACGACGAGCGGGATCACCATCGACAGGAACGCGCCGGGCGCGAGCACGTCGATGTTGTTCCCGAACTGCCGTACCTGCTGCTGGAGGGCGACCGTGACGGGCGGGCTGGCGGAGTCCGCGAAGACCAGCGCCACCAGCATGTCGTTCCACACCCACAGGAACTGGAAGATGCCGAGCGAGGCGATCGCCGGGCCGCCGAGCGGCAGCACCACCCGTGCGAACAGGCGCAGTTCACCCGCCCCGTCGAGGCGGGCGGCCTCCAGCAGCTCGCGCGGGATCTCCGCGAAGAAGTTCCGCAGCAGGAACACGGCGAAGGGCAGTCCGAAGGCGGTGTGGAAGAGGACCACGCCCGCCGTGGTCTCGAACAGCCCGATGGAGCCGAAGAGTTCGGACACCGGGATCAGGGCCACCTGCACGGGGACCACCAGCAGCCCGACGACGAGGAGGAAGAGCCAGTCCCGGCCGGGGAACTCCAGCCAGGCGAAGGCGTATCCGGCGAACGCGCCGAGGACCAGGACCAGCAGGGTGGCCGGGACGGCGATCGCAAAGGTGTTCAGGAGGGAGCCGGTGATCGTGTCGTTGGCCAGCAGCCGCTCGTAGTTGTCGGCCGTCAGCCGCGAGGGCGCGGTCAGCACCTGCCACCAGCCGCCCTTGTTGAGGTCGGTGGGGGACAGGAAGGAGGAGAGCAGCAGCCCGAGCGTGGGCAGCAGCCAGAACAGCGCCGCGAGGACCAGGAAGACGCGCAGCGCGCCTGCGGCCAGCCGGCCCGCGGCCCGCTCGGCGAAGGGGGCCCGGGCTCCCGCCGGGCCGGACGCCCCCGCCCGGCCGGCTGCCCCCGCCGGGCCGGACGCCGCGCGGTCCGCGCGCCCGGGGCCGTCCGCCGAGGTCCTCCCCGCCGGGTCCGGCGTCACGTCGGAACGGCTCATCGGGACCCCTCCTTGCGCAGCCGGCGGATATTCACGAGCATCACCGGGATCACCAGCACCAGCAGCAGGACCGCGATCGCGCTGCCCAGCCCCGGATGGGCGTCCGTGCCGAAGGAGGTCCGGTAGAGCTGGAGCGCCAGCACGTTCCCGTCGTCCTGGACGGCGCCCGGTGCGATCACGAAGACCAGGTCGAAGATCTTCATGACGTTGATGACGAGGGTGACGAGCACGACCGCCAGGACGGGCGCCAGCAGCGGGACGGTGATCCGGCGGAACACCTGCCACTCGTTCGCCCCGTCCACGCGCGCCGCCTCCAGCAGTTCCCGCGGTACGGCGGCCAGCCCCGCCCCGATCAGCACCATCGCGAAACCGGCCCACATCCATACGTACGCCCCGATGACCGCCGGGGTGACGAGCGACGGGCCGAGCCACTGCACCCCGGAGTACGCCTCCCGGAAGTTGGCCGCGGGCAGCCGCAGC encodes:
- a CDS encoding TetR/AcrR family transcriptional regulator, giving the protein MTTDPAAAPARRAPAGAAVLREDVTEAIRDAVVEELAAVGFARMSIEGIARRAGVGKTAVYRRWKSKLHLVLDLVGAFAVDGLPVPATGSLYGDVRALLEVMSHVLRHPVASAVIPDLLVEAARNPEIAEAVRGALLDGQRRMAEGIVSGAVERGELAEGADPGRALDLAIGPLYWRQVVVRDEVGAGYLDELARSVVAGLRAV
- a CDS encoding carbohydrate ABC transporter permease; translation: MSRSDVTPDPAGRTSADGPGRADRAASGPAGAAGRAGASGPAGARAPFAERAAGRLAAGALRVFLVLAALFWLLPTLGLLLSSFLSPTDLNKGGWWQVLTAPSRLTADNYERLLANDTITGSLLNTFAIAVPATLLVLVLGAFAGYAFAWLEFPGRDWLFLLVVGLLVVPVQVALIPVSELFGSIGLFETTAGVVLFHTAFGLPFAVFLLRNFFAEIPRELLEAARLDGAGELRLFARVVLPLGGPAIASLGIFQFLWVWNDMLVALVFADSASPPVTVALQQQVRQFGNNIDVLAPGAFLSMVIPLVVFFAFQRQFVSGVMAGAIK
- a CDS encoding bifunctional glycosyltransferase/CDP-glycerol:glycerophosphate glycerophosphotransferase codes for the protein MPRFSVIVPAYKVQAYLQESLDSVLTQSYPDLELIAVDDASPDACGSIIDECAARDPRVTAVHLAHNLGLGPARNAGLARATGDYLVFLDGDDTLAPGALQAITDRLKATGSPDILIHDYARTFWSGELVRNRLSHRLSEEGPASFRLADRPALLGMLMVVWNKTYRREFVEREGLSFPPGLYEDTPWTYPALLAAESIAVLDRVCVHYRQRRTGSILTTTSRRHLDIFDQYDRVFGHLAGRPELERWRPALHRRMAEHFCALYADPRRLPRAARAEFFGRACALLRRYAPQGGSGALPLSLSRTDRVRHTLMRLGTRRTYRLLSALRSAGLALGRTASALGRGLRESALRLHYRIQRLLPLRPELAVFSAYWHGGYACNPAAIEAKLRELAPRMRTAWICDPAHASTLPRETVALRPGSAAYWTALARAGYLVTNVNFDRALVKRPGQILVQTQHGTPLKRVGLDLLDRPAATPTPDFAGLLRGADQWDYLLSSNRHSTLVWEKAVPSSYTTLEYGYPRNDVFHRAGPAEVLELRERLGIPAGSTAVLYAPTHRDYRRSRPEHLDFERVLRDLGPRFTILARTHLTYADLPLPPDTHPRLIDVSSHPSVEELALASDALVTDYSSLMFDYAALDRPIVIHADDWEAYEAARGTYFDLRSCPPGAIARTQDELVDIFTTGHWQGSRSAQLRAAFRARFCQFDDGHAAERVVRRVFLGQTAPIPAVMPLEDRRPTPAASAMAASAAAAPAAPVPAPAPVWP
- a CDS encoding ABC transporter permease, giving the protein MTTATAPKTAPAPCAPSAELAQLAAAHGLTVSGARPTLPRYIAELWDRRHFVTAYATARMQATYSSAKLGQLWHLMTPLLNAAVYYFIFGIVMRASQNVPDYVPFLITGIFVWDFIGSSINAGTRAVHSNRGLVRALHFPRASLPISTVVQLFQQLLVTMGALVVLLLAFGQRPAWSWFLAAPALLLMAVFATGCAMVMARIGSKSPDVSQLMPFVLRTWMYSSGVMWSIDQMLKSDHLPHWMLMLLKLNPAAVYIDLMRFALIDSFGAHSLPPHAWLLAIGWALLAGVGGFIWFWKAEEEYGRG